The proteins below are encoded in one region of Micromonospora pisi:
- a CDS encoding M16 family metallopeptidase, whose amino-acid sequence MAARRSKIPATRYPVERFTLDNGLRVVLTPDRSAPVVGVAVVYDVGIRSEPEGRTGFAHLFEHLMFQGSANLEKLAHFRYVQGAGGTFNGSTHLDYTDYFETLPSNALERALFLEADRMRGPRLTEENLRNQVDVVKEEIRVNVLNRPYGGFPWLRLPPIMFDTFPNAHDGYGSFDDLESATVEEAADFFDRYYACGNAVLAVSGDLDVAQTQELVERHFGSVPARPAPVRPSFAEPDLTAERRQAYTDRLAPLPAVATAWRVPDPVADLTSYLPYVVLAEVLTDGDASRLVERLALRDRTVTSIGGYLGLMGEPFGVRDPTALLVEAHLPPGGDVDKVLRTIDEEAARVATDGLVDGELARTQARMATHLLRGTDAVLGRALQMAVLEQQRGAPDLLNDLPRLIGEVTEEQVRAAAASLRPERRAAVEVIPGGTK is encoded by the coding sequence GTGGCGGCGCGGAGATCAAAGATTCCAGCAACGAGGTATCCGGTCGAGCGGTTCACCCTCGACAACGGCCTACGGGTGGTGCTGACCCCGGACCGTAGCGCGCCGGTGGTCGGCGTGGCGGTCGTCTACGACGTGGGCATCCGCTCCGAGCCGGAGGGGCGGACGGGCTTCGCCCACCTCTTCGAGCACCTGATGTTCCAGGGGTCGGCGAACCTGGAGAAGCTCGCCCACTTCAGGTACGTGCAGGGCGCCGGTGGGACCTTCAACGGCTCCACCCACCTCGACTACACCGACTACTTCGAGACGTTGCCGAGCAACGCCCTCGAACGCGCGCTCTTCCTGGAGGCCGACCGGATGCGCGGTCCCCGGCTGACCGAGGAGAACCTGCGCAACCAGGTCGACGTGGTCAAGGAGGAGATCCGGGTCAACGTGCTCAACCGCCCGTACGGCGGTTTCCCCTGGCTGCGGCTGCCGCCGATCATGTTCGACACCTTTCCGAACGCGCACGACGGCTACGGTTCCTTCGACGACCTGGAGAGCGCCACCGTCGAGGAGGCGGCCGACTTCTTCGACCGCTACTACGCCTGCGGCAACGCGGTCCTCGCGGTCAGCGGGGACCTGGACGTGGCGCAGACCCAGGAACTGGTCGAACGGCACTTCGGCTCGGTCCCGGCACGGCCCGCCCCGGTGCGGCCGAGTTTCGCCGAGCCCGACCTCACCGCCGAGCGGCGGCAGGCGTACACCGACCGGCTGGCGCCCCTGCCCGCGGTCGCCACCGCCTGGCGGGTGCCGGACCCGGTCGCCGACCTGACCAGTTACCTGCCGTACGTGGTGCTGGCCGAGGTGCTCACCGACGGTGACGCCTCCCGGCTGGTCGAGCGGTTGGCACTGCGGGACCGGACGGTCACCAGCATCGGCGGCTACCTCGGTCTGATGGGCGAGCCGTTCGGCGTACGGGACCCCACGGCACTGCTGGTCGAGGCGCACCTGCCGCCCGGTGGGGACGTGGACAAGGTGCTCCGGACGATCGACGAGGAGGCCGCCCGGGTGGCCACCGACGGGCTGGTCGACGGTGAACTGGCCCGGACCCAGGCCCGGATGGCCACCCACCTGTTGCGTGGCACCGACGCGGTGCTCGGCCGGGCCTTGCAGATGGCCGTGCTGGAACAGCAGCGCGGCGCCCCCGACCTCCTCAACGACCTGCCCCGGCTGATCGGCGAGGTCACCGAGGAGCAGGTACGGGCCGCCGCCGCCAGCCTGCGTCCGGAACGCCGGGCGGCCGTCGAGGTCATCCCCGGAGGAACGAAGTGA
- a CDS encoding DEAD/DEAH box helicase translates to MTHAVASFADAPLAPALHSALIANGITEPFPIQSATLPDSLAGRDVLGRGRTGSGKTLAFGLPLLSRTAGRRARPGQPLALVLVPTRELAQQVTTALAPYARAVGLRCVTVVGGLSLQRQADALRAGAEVVIATPGRLADLTNRGDCRLDQVTITVLDEADQMADMGFLPQVTRLLEQVAPNGQRMLFSATLDRGVDRLVRRFLTDPVSHSVDPGTATVTAMTHHLLHLDAADKAATTTQIAARDGRTILFTGTKHRADRLARQLLASGVRAAALHGGKSQPQRTRVLEQFRNGQVTALVATDVAARGIHVDGLDMVVNVDPPTEAKDYLHRGGRTARAGETGAVVTLVLPDQRRDMARLMATAGIRPESAQVRPGDDELVRVTGARIPSGVPVTVAAPKPTQATGQAGAAARTQHRGSGRPRRPRRPAAPRAS, encoded by the coding sequence ATGACCCATGCCGTCGCGTCGTTTGCCGACGCCCCGCTGGCACCCGCACTGCACTCGGCGCTGATCGCGAACGGGATCACCGAACCCTTCCCGATCCAGTCCGCCACCCTGCCCGACTCGCTCGCCGGTCGGGACGTACTCGGCCGGGGGCGGACCGGCTCCGGCAAGACGCTCGCCTTCGGTCTGCCGCTGCTCTCCCGTACCGCCGGTCGCCGGGCCCGGCCCGGCCAGCCGTTGGCGCTGGTCCTGGTCCCCACCCGTGAGCTGGCCCAGCAGGTCACGACCGCGCTCGCGCCGTACGCCCGCGCGGTCGGCCTGCGCTGTGTCACCGTCGTCGGCGGCCTCTCGCTGCAGCGCCAGGCCGACGCCCTGCGCGCCGGTGCCGAGGTGGTCATCGCCACCCCGGGTCGGCTCGCCGACCTGACCAACCGGGGTGACTGCCGGCTCGACCAGGTGACGATCACCGTGCTCGACGAGGCCGACCAGATGGCCGACATGGGCTTCCTGCCGCAGGTCACCCGGCTGCTGGAGCAGGTGGCGCCGAACGGGCAGCGGATGCTCTTCTCCGCCACCCTGGACCGGGGCGTGGACCGGCTGGTCCGCCGCTTCCTGACCGACCCGGTGTCGCACTCGGTGGACCCGGGGACCGCCACGGTCACCGCGATGACCCACCACCTGCTGCACCTGGACGCGGCCGACAAGGCCGCCACCACCACCCAGATCGCCGCCCGGGACGGCCGGACGATCCTGTTCACGGGTACGAAGCACCGCGCCGACCGGCTGGCCCGGCAACTGCTGGCCAGTGGCGTACGCGCCGCCGCTCTGCACGGTGGCAAGTCGCAGCCGCAGCGGACCCGGGTGCTGGAGCAGTTCCGCAATGGTCAGGTGACCGCCCTGGTCGCCACCGACGTGGCGGCCCGTGGCATCCACGTCGACGGTCTGGACATGGTGGTCAACGTGGACCCGCCGACCGAGGCGAAGGACTACCTGCACCGGGGTGGGCGTACGGCCCGCGCGGGTGAGACGGGTGCGGTGGTCACCCTGGTCCTGCCCGACCAGCGTCGGGACATGGCCCGGTTGATGGCGACCGCCGGCATCCGGCCGGAGTCGGCCCAGGTGCGTCCGGGTGACGACGAACTGGTCCGGGTGACCGGTGCGCGGATCCCGTCGGGCGTACCGGTGACCGTCGCCGCGCCGAAGCCGACCCAGGCCACCGGCCAGGCGGGTGCCGCTGCTCGTACCCAGCACCGTGGCTCCGGACGTCCCCGCCGGCCGCGTCGCCCCGCCGCGCCCCGCGCCTCCTGA
- a CDS encoding DUF397 domain-containing protein, translated as METARTSPAPEPLGEHLARAAWRTSSRSQTSNCVEVAPLGDDRAPVALRDSKDRGGPVLVFARTRWLDFIAGAKDGEFDLTFVENEFGLVLAEGEFDLN; from the coding sequence ATGGAGACAGCCCGGACGTCCCCGGCGCCGGAGCCGCTCGGCGAGCATCTCGCCCGTGCCGCCTGGCGGACCAGTTCACGCAGCCAGACCTCGAACTGCGTCGAGGTTGCCCCGCTCGGCGACGACCGGGCACCGGTGGCATTGCGCGACAGCAAGGACCGGGGCGGCCCGGTCCTGGTCTTCGCCCGTACCCGGTGGCTGGACTTCATCGCCGGCGCCAAGGACGGCGAGTTCGATCTGACCTTCGTCGAGAACGAATTCGGCCTGGTCCTCGCCGAGGGCGAGTTCGACCTGAACTGA
- a CDS encoding M16 family metallopeptidase, giving the protein MTLSLPALGPNRKLKVPTGAERTLSNGLTVIAIRRPSVPLVELRLWVPFGRAPLARGVLLSQTLLSGTSTMSNLDIAAELQKVGGGLAAGADPDRLMISGNGLVSGLDRILELLAEVVTDAAYPSGEVANERDRMIEHIQVAKSQPAHLAREALLRRMYGKHPYAVQTPEPEQVRAVRAAQLRTLHADRVHPNGAVLVIVGDVRPERALDAAEATLGQWKGAGRPVELPPAPALTSGPLVLVDRPDSVQSSLRMALPAVPRTHPDHAPLHLANLIFGGYFSSRWVENIREDKGYTYGPHSVIEHALAGSALIVAADVATEVTGPALLETVYELGRLASLPPKEDELEQARQYALGTLQLGMSTQAGLAALASAYAGFGLRLDFLAEHSARLARATRDEVAAAAAKYLAPSRAVTVVLGDAARIAGPLAALTPVESPAESS; this is encoded by the coding sequence GTGACGCTCTCCCTGCCCGCGCTGGGGCCGAACCGCAAGCTCAAGGTGCCGACCGGGGCCGAGCGGACGCTGTCCAACGGGCTGACCGTGATCGCCATCCGCCGGCCCTCCGTGCCCCTGGTCGAGTTGCGCCTCTGGGTGCCGTTCGGCCGGGCGCCGCTGGCCCGGGGCGTACTCCTGTCGCAGACCCTGCTCTCCGGCACCAGCACCATGTCCAACCTGGACATCGCCGCCGAGTTGCAGAAGGTGGGCGGCGGGTTGGCCGCCGGGGCGGACCCGGACCGCCTGATGATCTCCGGCAACGGGCTGGTCAGCGGCCTGGACCGGATTCTGGAGCTGCTTGCCGAGGTGGTCACCGACGCGGCCTATCCGTCGGGTGAGGTCGCCAACGAGCGGGACCGGATGATCGAGCACATCCAGGTGGCGAAGAGCCAGCCGGCGCACCTGGCCCGGGAGGCGCTGCTGCGCCGGATGTACGGCAAGCACCCGTACGCGGTGCAGACGCCGGAGCCGGAGCAGGTCCGGGCGGTCCGGGCGGCCCAGCTCCGTACGCTGCACGCCGACCGGGTGCACCCGAACGGGGCGGTGCTGGTCATCGTCGGTGACGTACGGCCGGAGCGGGCGCTGGACGCCGCCGAGGCGACCCTGGGCCAGTGGAAGGGTGCGGGGCGGCCGGTCGAACTGCCGCCCGCGCCGGCGCTGACGTCCGGTCCGCTGGTGCTGGTCGACCGCCCCGACTCGGTGCAGTCGTCGCTGCGGATGGCGCTGCCGGCGGTGCCGCGTACCCACCCGGACCACGCGCCGCTGCACCTGGCGAACCTGATCTTCGGCGGTTACTTCTCGTCCCGGTGGGTGGAGAACATCCGGGAGGACAAGGGCTACACGTACGGGCCGCATTCGGTGATCGAGCACGCGTTGGCCGGTTCGGCGTTGATCGTCGCCGCCGACGTGGCCACCGAGGTGACCGGTCCCGCGCTGCTGGAGACGGTGTACGAGCTGGGTCGGCTGGCGTCGCTGCCACCGAAGGAGGACGAGCTGGAGCAGGCCCGGCAGTACGCTCTCGGCACCCTGCAACTCGGCATGTCGACGCAGGCGGGGCTGGCCGCGCTGGCGAGCGCGTACGCCGGTTTCGGGTTGCGGCTGGACTTCCTCGCCGAGCACTCGGCCCGACTGGCCCGAGCCACCCGGGACGAGGTGGCCGCCGCCGCGGCGAAGTATCTGGCGCCGTCGAGGGCGGTCACCGTCGTGCTCGGTGACGCCGCCCGGATCGCCGGGCCGCTCGCCGCGCTGACCCCGGTCGAGTCCCCGGCCGAGTCGTCGTGA
- a CDS encoding FAD/NAD(P)-binding protein, whose translation MSRTVLVVGGGCSGTLVSRELLRGTSDSVVLVDPSPDPGTGIAYGPAARPWHLLNSPAGTMSADPDTPGDFVDFCRLRRPTASAGDFMPRSWYGDYLRQTLDTTHRHAAGRLRIRRDRVSRIVATTGGVDVEFESGARSAADRVVLAIGAPGSGDPVARWSVGYDGRRGYVRDPWAPGALDTVPVDRPVLLLGTGLTAVDVALSLAEAGQRAPMVAVSRHGLLPNSQRRPGPPVPAQGGLPESAPSLRQLVRQLRELVRAGADWRSVVDGLRPRLDGLWAGLSPVDRDRFLRHLARHWEVHRHRMAPEIADELDRLRASGRLTVRAATVGAVTPGPADGLEVRLEHAGRVPVGTSVWTGGEVTTFGALINCTGPGRLPGSADPLVRRLLADGLVRPGPYGLGLDVDGGGALYGRDGSADGVLWAVGPPRRGRLWETTAVPEIRGQARALATRFAVREGAPSPLAVAV comes from the coding sequence ATGAGCCGGACGGTGCTGGTGGTCGGCGGTGGCTGTAGTGGCACGCTGGTCAGCCGGGAGCTGCTGCGCGGTACCTCCGATTCGGTGGTGCTGGTCGATCCCTCGCCAGATCCCGGCACCGGCATCGCGTACGGCCCGGCGGCCCGGCCGTGGCACCTGCTCAACTCGCCGGCCGGCACGATGAGCGCCGACCCGGACACGCCGGGGGACTTCGTCGACTTCTGCCGCCTGCGGCGGCCCACCGCGAGCGCCGGCGACTTCATGCCCCGGAGCTGGTACGGCGACTACCTCCGGCAGACGCTCGACACCACGCACCGGCACGCGGCCGGACGGTTGCGGATCCGCCGCGACCGGGTCAGCCGAATCGTCGCCACCACCGGCGGGGTCGACGTCGAGTTCGAGTCGGGTGCCCGCTCGGCGGCCGACCGGGTGGTGCTCGCCATCGGTGCACCCGGGTCCGGGGATCCGGTCGCCCGCTGGTCGGTGGGGTACGACGGCCGCCGCGGATACGTCCGCGACCCCTGGGCGCCCGGTGCGCTCGACACGGTCCCGGTCGACCGGCCGGTGCTGCTCCTCGGCACCGGTCTCACCGCCGTCGACGTGGCACTCAGCCTGGCCGAGGCCGGTCAGCGGGCCCCGATGGTCGCGGTCTCGCGGCACGGTCTGCTGCCGAACTCCCAACGTCGACCGGGTCCCCCGGTGCCCGCGCAGGGCGGGCTGCCCGAGTCGGCGCCGTCGCTGCGTCAGCTCGTCCGTCAGCTCCGCGAGCTGGTCCGGGCGGGTGCCGACTGGCGGTCGGTGGTCGACGGGTTGCGGCCCCGGCTGGACGGTCTCTGGGCGGGCCTGTCCCCGGTGGACCGGGACCGGTTCCTGCGGCACCTGGCCCGGCACTGGGAGGTGCACCGGCACCGGATGGCACCGGAGATCGCCGACGAGCTGGACCGGCTGCGGGCGAGCGGTCGGTTGACCGTACGGGCCGCGACGGTCGGGGCGGTGACGCCGGGGCCGGCGGACGGACTGGAGGTACGGCTGGAGCACGCTGGTCGGGTTCCGGTCGGCACGTCGGTGTGGACCGGTGGAGAGGTCACCACCTTCGGCGCCCTGATCAACTGCACCGGCCCGGGACGGTTGCCGGGGTCGGCGGACCCTCTGGTGCGGCGACTGCTCGCGGACGGGCTCGTCCGACCCGGACCGTACGGGCTCGGTCTGGACGTGGACGGCGGCGGTGCGCTGTACGGGCGGGACGGATCGGCCGACGGGGTGCTCTGGGCCGTGGGCCCGCCCCGGCGGGGTCGGCTCTGGGAGACCACCGCCGTGCCGGAGATCCGTGGCCAGGCGCGGGCGCTCGCGACCCGGTTCGCCGTCCGGGAGGGTGCGCCGAGCCCGCTCGCCGTCGCGGTCTGA
- the cspE gene encoding transcription antiterminator/RNA stability regulator CspE, with amino-acid sequence MAIGTVKWFNADKGFGFITPDGGGADVFAHFSAIQSSGYRSLDENQRVEFEVTQGQKGPQAENIRPI; translated from the coding sequence ATGGCAATTGGCACCGTCAAGTGGTTCAACGCTGACAAGGGCTTCGGCTTCATCACCCCGGACGGCGGCGGCGCCGACGTCTTCGCCCACTTCTCGGCGATCCAGTCCTCCGGCTACCGGAGCCTGGACGAGAACCAGCGGGTCGAGTTCGAGGTGACCCAGGGCCAGAAGGGCCCGCAGGCCGAGAACATCCGGCCGATCTGA
- the nudC gene encoding NAD(+) diphosphatase, with protein MADPDGPPLARTTLDRAAHRRDDPEWLARAWEQARVLVVDIAGGGRALVGVGPGRPTLLLLAASEVPEGTSVRLFLGVEPDGTPVFAVDGPLPVVPETRIVSLREVGHLLTDSDAGLFTTAVALGNWHARHAYSSITGLPTTVTDAGWTRVDESGAHIWPRTDPAMIVLVHDGKPGPDGRCLLGNNAAWRPHDGVRRFSCLAGYVEPGESAEAAVHREVSEEVGIGLDHVEYAGSQAWPFPGSLMLGFLAHADPAQPVRVDPAEIAFARWFTRREIADVLAGTPVDADEGNRVGMPPPSSIALYLVHRWLDES; from the coding sequence CTGGCCGACCCCGACGGTCCGCCGTTGGCCCGTACCACCCTGGACCGGGCGGCACACCGGCGAGACGATCCGGAGTGGCTGGCGCGGGCGTGGGAGCAGGCCCGGGTGCTGGTGGTGGACATCGCCGGGGGTGGTCGGGCGCTGGTCGGTGTCGGCCCGGGCCGGCCCACGCTGCTGCTGTTGGCCGCGTCGGAGGTGCCGGAGGGGACCAGTGTGCGGCTCTTCCTCGGGGTGGAGCCGGACGGCACCCCGGTCTTCGCGGTCGACGGGCCGTTGCCGGTTGTGCCGGAGACCCGGATCGTCTCGCTGCGTGAGGTGGGGCACCTGCTCACCGACTCCGACGCCGGGCTCTTCACCACTGCCGTGGCGTTGGGCAACTGGCACGCGCGGCACGCGTACTCCTCGATCACCGGACTGCCGACCACGGTGACCGACGCGGGTTGGACGCGGGTCGACGAGAGCGGCGCCCACATCTGGCCGCGTACCGATCCGGCGATGATCGTCCTGGTGCACGACGGCAAACCGGGTCCGGACGGGCGGTGCCTGCTCGGGAACAACGCGGCCTGGCGCCCGCACGACGGGGTGCGCCGTTTCTCCTGTCTGGCCGGGTACGTCGAGCCGGGGGAGTCAGCCGAGGCGGCGGTGCACCGGGAGGTGTCGGAGGAGGTCGGGATCGGTCTCGACCACGTGGAGTACGCGGGCAGTCAGGCGTGGCCGTTCCCCGGCTCGTTGATGCTGGGCTTCCTGGCCCATGCCGATCCGGCGCAGCCGGTGCGGGTCGATCCGGCGGAGATCGCGTTCGCCCGCTGGTTCACCCGTCGGGAGATCGCCGATGTGCTGGCCGGTACGCCGGTCGACGCGGACGAGGGGAACCGGGTGGGGATGCCGCCGCCGTCGAGTATCGCGCTCTACCTGGTGCATCGCTGGCTCGACGAGTCCTGA
- a CDS encoding helix-turn-helix domain-containing protein: MRRRRLGLELRRLRETARLTGDQVIEQIGWASASKLSRLENGRSRPDPRDVRDLLELYGVTGPLRDELEAITREAGDVRSWLRSYRAMTPRQRSFAELEAGCADIREYSPFVVPGLLQTREYARTRIVSFRPLGNHTADAGSDVDDPETEVEARMSRQLLLTREVAPPRYSAVLEESALSRRAGPPEVVRAQLNQLCKLATLPNVTLQVLTRDARVANWYMPHTGFSLYRFADPQDPETLAIEGHSTNQVLNDRDELDRYTVVFEWLQSAAMTPEDTLSWLAEMAGRGYGDPGRPAPSRGPVTPPTQRRRTERLTGQ; the protein is encoded by the coding sequence CTGCGCCGACGCCGACTCGGCCTGGAGCTACGCCGTCTGCGCGAGACCGCCCGACTCACCGGTGACCAGGTCATCGAGCAGATCGGCTGGGCGTCCGCGTCGAAACTCTCCCGGCTGGAGAACGGCCGCAGTCGACCCGACCCGCGCGACGTACGCGACCTGCTGGAGCTCTACGGGGTCACCGGACCGTTGCGTGACGAACTCGAAGCGATCACCCGTGAGGCGGGCGACGTACGGAGCTGGCTGCGCTCGTACCGGGCGATGACCCCACGCCAGCGCAGCTTCGCCGAGTTGGAGGCCGGCTGCGCGGACATTCGCGAGTACAGCCCCTTCGTCGTCCCCGGACTGCTCCAGACCAGGGAGTACGCCCGTACCCGGATCGTCTCCTTCCGTCCGTTGGGCAACCACACCGCCGACGCCGGGTCGGACGTGGACGATCCGGAGACCGAGGTCGAGGCCCGGATGTCCCGCCAGTTGCTCCTCACCCGGGAGGTGGCCCCACCGCGCTACTCCGCGGTGCTGGAGGAGTCCGCGCTGAGCCGGCGGGCCGGACCGCCGGAGGTCGTACGGGCGCAGCTCAACCAGCTCTGCAAGCTCGCCACCCTGCCGAACGTGACCTTGCAGGTGCTGACCAGGGACGCCCGGGTCGCCAACTGGTACATGCCGCACACCGGCTTCTCGCTCTACCGGTTCGCCGATCCGCAGGACCCGGAGACGCTGGCGATCGAGGGACACTCCACCAACCAGGTGCTCAACGACCGCGACGAACTGGACCGCTATACGGTGGTCTTCGAGTGGCTGCAGTCGGCGGCGATGACCCCGGAGGACACGCTGTCGTGGCTGGCCGAGATGGCCGGGCGGGGGTACGGCGACCCGGGGCGACCGGCGCCGTCCCGGGGGCCGGTGACTCCCCCGACCCAGCGGCGGCGAACCGAACGCCTGACCGGGCAGTGA